In Rhodobacter sp. 24-YEA-8, the following are encoded in one genomic region:
- a CDS encoding DUF1028 domain-containing protein: MTFSISARCADTGMFGIAVSSSSPSVAARCAHVRAGVGAVSTQNITDPSLGPKGLDLMAAGLSAAEALAQLMAEAPHIDYRQLALVDRTGGTASHSGARTLGRHASARGEGVVAAGNMLSSDSIPATMVAAFTAAKGHLGDRLLGAMRAAMEAGGEEGPVHSMGLVMVDKVSWNVADLRIDWTEGDPIAECAALWARWQPEMEAYVTRALNPSAAPGYGVPGDP, translated from the coding sequence ATGACCTTCTCCATCTCGGCCCGCTGCGCTGATACCGGCATGTTCGGGATCGCGGTCAGTTCGTCCTCGCCTTCGGTCGCGGCGCGCTGCGCCCATGTCCGGGCCGGGGTGGGGGCGGTTTCGACCCAGAACATCACCGACCCGTCACTGGGGCCGAAAGGGTTGGACCTGATGGCCGCCGGTCTTTCAGCCGCAGAGGCGCTGGCGCAACTTATGGCAGAGGCGCCGCATATCGACTACCGCCAGCTCGCGCTGGTTGACCGGACCGGCGGCACTGCCAGCCATTCCGGTGCACGTACCCTTGGACGTCACGCTTCGGCGCGGGGTGAGGGTGTGGTGGCTGCGGGCAATATGCTGTCTTCTGACAGCATTCCCGCCACGATGGTTGCGGCTTTCACCGCGGCAAAGGGGCATCTCGGCGACCGGCTGCTCGGCGCCATGCGCGCTGCGATGGAGGCCGGAGGCGAGGAAGGCCCGGTACATTCGATGGGCCTTGTCATGGTCGATAAAGTGTCCTGGAATGTCGCGGATCTGCGCATCGACTGGACCGAGGGCGACCCGATTGCCGAATGCGCCGCGCTATGGGCGCGCTGGCAACCCGAGATGGAGGCCTATGTCACCCGTGCGCTGAACCCTTCGGCCGCGCCCGGTTACGGCGTGCCCGGAGACCCGTGA